In Saprospiraceae bacterium, a genomic segment contains:
- a CDS encoding TonB-dependent receptor plug domain-containing protein codes for MNRLGFKPIEKKIKWKEVQSGKLIEILLTRIVNTEVEITAENEDMESGVRENVESFSMLPTVSGNLESVLPSIALGLRSSAGGELSSQYSVRGGSYDENLVFVNDFEIFRPQLIRNGQQEGLSFPNPDLVKELKFYSGGFESKYGDKLSSVMDIRYKNPDTLKASAAASLLGMSFHLEGSSNIFGKNTAPRKLSYLVGARYKTTRYILSSLDVKGEYTPDFLDLQGFVNYDLSRQWKLSWIGNINRSHFKLIPESSTVAKGSFFQILNLNTEFEGSEDDYFEQNMTGLSLNFISDQSRYPFFMKWNAALYYGYEAERFDILGYYRLVEVEAGQNDEEGKEVKLWGVGTQHLYARNRLESIVQHYEWRGAIDFSSTSSGIGHFMQWGAWYRREHLDDKINEWERLDSAGYALPLSDSGLRIFNVYKSSNEIVNDKFACWVQDEIKWKINDQNVLKINGGIRLHHSGLNQEFLMNPRLKNGMDSHRQQTQYTCLDFNRTLSPGSILQRDAGY; via the coding sequence GTGAACCGACTTGGCTTCAAACCCATCGAGAAAAAGATCAAATGGAAGGAAGTCCAATCAGGAAAATTAATTGAAATTTTATTGACTCGGATCGTAAACACAGAGGTTGAGATCACTGCAGAAAATGAGGATATGGAAAGTGGGGTTAGGGAAAATGTTGAATCTTTTTCGATGTTGCCAACGGTGAGTGGAAATCTGGAAAGCGTCTTACCATCCATCGCTCTCGGATTGCGCAGTAGCGCCGGCGGCGAACTGTCCTCTCAATACAGCGTTCGCGGCGGGAGTTATGATGAGAATCTGGTTTTTGTCAATGATTTTGAAATCTTCAGGCCACAGCTCATTCGCAATGGACAACAGGAAGGTTTGTCTTTTCCAAATCCCGATCTGGTAAAAGAACTCAAATTTTATTCCGGAGGATTCGAATCGAAATATGGAGATAAACTTTCGTCTGTGATGGACATCCGATATAAAAATCCGGATACTTTGAAAGCCAGTGCTGCTGCAAGTTTGTTAGGAATGAGCTTTCATTTAGAAGGCAGCTCCAATATATTTGGAAAAAATACTGCTCCAAGAAAATTGAGTTATTTGGTTGGTGCGAGATATAAAACAACCAGGTATATATTGAGCAGTCTTGATGTGAAAGGCGAATACACTCCAGATTTTCTGGATTTGCAGGGCTTTGTAAATTATGATTTAAGCAGACAATGGAAGTTGTCCTGGATTGGAAACATCAATCGCAGTCACTTTAAATTGATTCCTGAATCTTCAACGGTAGCAAAAGGCAGTTTTTTTCAGATTCTAAACCTGAATACGGAGTTTGAAGGATCTGAAGATGATTATTTTGAACAAAATATGACGGGCCTAAGCTTGAATTTTATATCAGATCAATCTCGATATCCATTTTTTATGAAGTGGAATGCTGCACTGTATTATGGTTATGAAGCTGAGCGATTTGATATCCTGGGCTACTATCGTTTGGTCGAAGTCGAAGCAGGTCAGAATGATGAAGAAGGAAAGGAAGTCAAATTATGGGGCGTAGGAACACAACATTTGTATGCACGTAATCGGCTTGAAAGTATAGTGCAACATTACGAATGGCGAGGTGCTATAGATTTTTCTTCAACCAGCTCCGGAATCGGACATTTTATGCAATGGGGTGCATGGTACCGGCGTGAACATTTGGATGACAAGATCAATGAATGGGAGCGCCTGGATTCTGCAGGATATGCCCTGCCTCTGTCTGATTCCGGATTGAGGATTTTTAATGTTTACAAATCTTCCAATGAAATCGTCAATGACAAATTTGCATGTTGGGTCCAGGATGAAATAAAATGGAAAATAAACGATCAAAATGTATTAAAAATTAACGGCGGGATTCGCCTTCATCATTCCGGATTAAATCAGGAATTCTTAATGAATCCTAGACTTAAAAATGGAATGGATTCCCATCGACAACAAACGCAATATACATGTTTGGATTTCAACCGGACTTTATCACCAGGCTCCATTTTACAGAGAGATGCGGGCTATTGA
- a CDS encoding ribulose-phosphate 3-epimerase has product MALIAPSLLSCDFLKIGDELAWLEESEADWHHIDVMDGRFVPNISFGLPVLSAMHRKAQKPLDVHLMIVEPEKYISDFRNAGADHITVHLEACPHLHRVLQQIKETGAKAGVALNPHTPVHLLYDVLENVDIVCMMSVNPGFGGQKFIYRTLDKIKTLKAEIINRNLDVLIEVDGGVGLQNAETILRAGADVLVAGNAVFADAKPKEVIHKLKSITVNAFEF; this is encoded by the coding sequence ATGGCCCTCATTGCCCCTTCCTTATTGAGTTGCGATTTTCTGAAAATTGGAGACGAGTTAGCCTGGCTTGAAGAATCAGAAGCCGATTGGCATCACATTGATGTGATGGATGGTCGCTTCGTTCCGAATATTTCTTTTGGACTACCCGTGCTTTCGGCGATGCATAGAAAGGCACAAAAGCCTTTGGATGTGCATCTCATGATCGTGGAACCTGAAAAATACATCTCCGATTTTCGGAACGCCGGAGCAGATCATATTACGGTCCATTTAGAGGCCTGTCCACATTTGCACAGGGTTCTTCAGCAAATCAAAGAAACAGGAGCCAAAGCTGGCGTCGCTTTGAATCCACATACACCGGTTCATTTATTGTACGACGTCCTTGAAAATGTGGATATCGTATGTATGATGTCGGTGAATCCCGGATTTGGAGGTCAAAAATTTATTTACCGAACATTGGATAAAATAAAAACTTTAAAAGCTGAAATCATCAACAGAAATCTCGATGTTTTGATTGAAGTAGATGGTGGTGTTGGTTTGCAAAATGCAGAAACCATACTCCGCGCCGGTGCTGATGTACTGGTCGCCGGAAATGCTGTTTTTGCCGATGCCAAGCCAAAAGAAGTGATCCATAAATTGAAATCCATAACAGTGAATGCTTTTGAATTTTGA
- a CDS encoding nicotinamide mononucleotide transporter: MAVYYAAKENILTWPIGLINIITAFFIYYHVRLYSDMFLQIYFICISIYMDGLYGIWNIEMQSL, translated from the coding sequence GTGGCTGTTTATTATGCGGCCAAAGAAAACATCCTGACCTGGCCTATAGGACTTATAAATATCATCACAGCTTTTTTTATTTACTACCATGTCAGATTGTATTCTGATATGTTTCTCCAGATCTATTTTATTTGCATCAGTATATATATGGATGGCTTATATGGAATATGGAACATAGAAATGCAGTCCCT
- a CDS encoding carboxypeptidase-like regulatory domain-containing protein translates to MLSAIKLAIRITLVLFFIAISQLHSQIISFTLNGKVVDAQDGSPIELASVYISETAIFTETDALGNFQLFLPQKKIISLK, encoded by the coding sequence ATCTTGTCTGCGATCAAGCTAGCCATCAGAATTACTTTGGTACTTTTTTTTATTGCAATCTCACAGTTGCATTCGCAAATTATTTCTTTTACCCTAAACGGTAAAGTAGTCGATGCTCAAGATGGAAGTCCGATTGAACTGGCCAGTGTTTATATTTCCGAAACAGCCATTTTTACAGAAACGGATGCCTTGGGAAATTTTCAATTGTTTCTTCCTCAAAAGAAAATTATCTCATTAAAGTGA